The Dehalococcoidia bacterium genome has a window encoding:
- a CDS encoding ABC transporter substrate-binding protein, with the protein MMKRTWLGAIALVVTLIFLGACGGAEEAPGTPTPRTPTPGARQPTGEPIRIGINIEQSGSASVQGEAYVRAATLWQEKVNREGGILGRPVELIIVDNKSDPTEAAVLTRRLVQQGVVAIVGPGTSPTTLAAMDAILESKIPVFSMGSADQIVVPVDKRPNVFKTPFHASQNVEAILVDMKRRGIQRVGLLTVNNPYGESGLAAWREAERRGDVQIVAAEKFEANATDVTPQLTNIMRANPQAVVVWAIPPGAPLARRNAVENLRINVPMYHDAGAGAELFLRLAGQAAEGAYMIHPKTLVWDQIPPTDRQYQVLQEFGRLYTQRYGDMSGFASYVWDALGMLKAAIEKAGSTDPQAIIRALENLGEYVGATGVYRMSPQDHLGLRAEDLVLVTIQGGKWRLVR; encoded by the coding sequence ATGATGAAGCGTACATGGCTAGGGGCCATAGCCCTGGTGGTGACCCTCATCTTCCTAGGCGCTTGCGGTGGCGCCGAAGAGGCCCCAGGGACACCCACCCCGCGGACCCCCACCCCCGGGGCCAGGCAGCCCACCGGCGAGCCCATACGCATCGGCATCAACATCGAACAATCAGGATCGGCGTCTGTGCAGGGGGAGGCCTATGTCAGGGCTGCCACCCTGTGGCAGGAGAAGGTCAACCGCGAGGGTGGCATCCTGGGCAGGCCGGTGGAGCTCATCATCGTCGATAACAAGTCGGACCCCACCGAGGCGGCGGTGCTGACGCGGCGGCTGGTGCAGCAGGGGGTTGTGGCTATCGTGGGGCCGGGGACATCCCCCACCACCCTGGCCGCCATGGACGCCATCCTGGAGTCCAAGATCCCTGTGTTCTCCATGGGCTCCGCCGACCAGATCGTGGTGCCGGTGGACAAGAGGCCCAACGTCTTCAAAACCCCCTTCCACGCCTCCCAGAACGTGGAAGCCATATTGGTGGACATGAAGCGCCGCGGCATTCAGCGCGTAGGCCTCCTGACCGTCAACAACCCCTATGGCGAGTCGGGGCTGGCAGCGTGGCGGGAGGCTGAGCGGCGGGGCGATGTGCAGATCGTGGCGGCGGAGAAGTTCGAGGCCAATGCCACTGATGTCACGCCCCAGCTCACCAACATCATGCGCGCCAACCCCCAGGCGGTGGTGGTGTGGGCTATCCCGCCCGGCGCTCCCTTGGCCCGCCGCAACGCCGTGGAGAACCTGCGTATCAACGTGCCCATGTACCACGACGCCGGCGCTGGGGCTGAGCTCTTCCTACGCCTGGCCGGTCAGGCTGCCGAGGGCGCTTACATGATCCACCCCAAGACCCTCGTTTGGGACCAGATACCGCCCACCGACCGTCAGTACCAGGTGTTGCAAGAGTTTGGCCGCCTATACACCCAGCGTTATGGCGACATGTCCGGGTTCGCCAGCTACGTATGGGATGCCCTGGGGATGTTGAAGGCGGCCATAGAGAAGGCCGGCAGCACCGACCCCCAGGCCATCATCCGTGCCCTGGAGAACCTGGGCGAGTATGTGGGTGCCACAGGGGTCTATCGCATGAGCCCCCAGGACCACCTAGGCCTACGGGCCGAGGACCTGGTGCTGGTGACCATCCAGGGCGGGAAGTGGCGACTGGTCCGCTGA